One Ursus arctos isolate Adak ecotype North America unplaced genomic scaffold, UrsArc2.0 scaffold_15, whole genome shotgun sequence genomic region harbors:
- the ATOX1 gene encoding copper transport protein ATOX1 produces the protein MPKHEFSVDMTCEGCSNAVSRVLNKLGGVEFDIDLPNKKVCINSEHSVDLLLETLEKTGKAVSYLGPK, from the exons ATGCCG aagCACGAGTTCTCCGTGGACATGACCTGTGAAGGCTGTTCTAATGCGGTCAGCCGGGTGCTCAACAAGCTGGGAG GAGTTGAGTTTGACATTGACCTGCCCAACAAGAAGGTTTGCATCAACTCTGAGCACAGCGTGGACCTTCTGCTGGAGACTTTGGAGAAAACAGGAAAGGCTGTTTCCTACCTTGGCCCCAAGTAG